One segment of Salvia splendens isolate huo1 chromosome 20, SspV2, whole genome shotgun sequence DNA contains the following:
- the LOC121781877 gene encoding dynamin-related protein 4C-like, whose product MGSSSKPLETNSLAVEYDQSLALVAVSNDSGSVYAPLVSSYNDRIRPLLDAVDRLRHLKIMQEGIQLPTIVVVGDQSSGKSSVLESLAGIRLPRGDGICTRVPLIMSLKNHTSPEPQLSLEFNGKTVETDEENIVNEINYATQEIAGQGKGISNTPLTLVVKKKGVPDLTMIDLPGITRVPVKGQPEDISEQIQDIIMKYITPDESIILNVLSAGVDFPTCESIKMSQRVDKTGQRTLAVVTKSDKSPEGLLEKITADDVNIGLGYVCVINRIGDETYEEARAKEERLFETNPLLSRIDKSIVGIPALAERLTMIQASIIVKSLPEIVRKINEKLSANVEELNKMPKHLSSIADAMTGFMNILDSARDSLRKILLQGEYDENLDVGKHDTAKLPEMLNKFSNELRSTKSDPNGKFLADEMKALDESRSVGLPNFIPKSAFRGLLGKKMKEISVAPFECAEKIWSYIETVVISVLLQHCDYYPQIVPCARRAAKNLIARKKKHSVEWISDFLEMEKHTDYTCNPEYSATWNKLMLEQGDFVAKVRARHSSAAVSKFGTVQISHMWSGNSDRVQAAFDLKMKMAAYWDVVTGRMVDNLVLHLLCSIQKLVNKEMQEEIIKEVMGPQGSGLEKMLEELPALSKKRKKLHSSITLLKQSNDIVAGIMDKITGNL is encoded by the coding sequence ATGGGAAGTTCGTCCAAGCCCTTGGAAACAAACTCCCTTGCAGTTGAATACGATCAGAGCCTGGCTCTGGTGGCCGTCTCTAATGACAGCGGATCAGTCTACGCTCCTCTCGTGTCGTCCTACAACGACCGCATCCGCCCTCTCCTTGACGCCGTGGACCGCCTCCGCCACCTTAAAATAATGCAGGAGGGCATCCAGCTCCCTACCATCGTCGTCGTCGGCGACCAGTCCTCCGGAAAGTCCAGCGTCCTCGAGTCCCTCGCCGGCATCCGCCTCCCCCGCGGCGACGGCATCTGCACCCGCGTCCCCCTAATCATGAGCTTGAAAAATCACACAAGCCCCGAGCCTCAGCTCTCCTTAGAATTCAACGGTAAAACCGTTGAAACAGATGAAGAAAACATTGTCAATGAGATCAACTACGCTACTCAGGAGATAGCCGGACAAGGGAAGGGGATTTCCAACACCCCCTTGACTCTCGTCGTGAAGAAGAAAGGCGTCCCCGATCTCACCATGATCGATCTCCCTGGCATAACTAGGGTACCAGTCAAAGGCCAGCCGGAGGATATCTCCGAGCAGATCCAAGACATAATAATGAAGTACATAACGCCGGATGAGAGCATAATTCTGAATGTGCTCTCAGCCGGCGTCGATTTCCCGACGTGCGAATCGATCAAGATGTCGCAGAGAGTGGACAAAACAGGGCAGAGGACTCTCGCCGTCGTGACCAAGTCTGATAAGTCGCCGGAGGGGCTGCTGGAGAAGATCACGGCGGACGACGTCAACATCGGCCTCGGATACGTCTGCGTCATCAACCGCATCGGCGATGAGACGTACGAAGAAGCCCGGGCTAAAGAGGAGAGGCTGTTCGAGACGAATCCCCTGCTTTCGAGGATTGACAAGTCCATCGTTGGGATTCCTGCTTTGGCAGAGAGGCTGACGATGATTCAGGCCAGCATTATCGTGAAAAGCTTGCCTGAGATAGTGAGGAAAATAAACGAGAAGCTCTCCGCAAATGTGGAGGAATTAAATAAAATGCCTAAGCATTTGAGCTCAATTGCGGATGCGATGACCGGATTCATGAATATCCTAGACTCTGCTAGGGATTCCTTGAGGAAGATCTTGTTGCAGGGTGAGTATGATGAGAATCTCGATGTTGGTAAGCATGATACTGCTAAACTCCCGGAAATGCTCAACAAATTCTCCAACGAGCTGAGGTCTACGAAATCCGATCCCAACGGAAAATTTCTGGCGGATGAAATGAAGGCTTTAGACGAGAGCCGGTCGGTGGGGCTTCCCAATTTCATCCCCAAATCCGCATTCCGCGGTCTGCtggggaagaagatgaaggaGATATCAGTGGCACCGTTTGAGTGTGCCGAAAAGATATGGAGTTACATAGAGACGGTGGTTATCTCCGTCCTGCTGCAGCACTGCGACTACTACCCGCAGATCGTCCCCTGCGCGAGGCGGGCAGCGAAAAATCTGATTGCCAGGAAGAAGAAGCACTCTGTGGAGTGGATAAGCGACTTTTTGGAGATGGAGAAACATACTGACTACACGTGCAATCCTGAATACAGTGCTACCTGGAACAAGCTCATGTTGGAGCAGGGCGATTTTGTGGCAAAGGTTCGCGCTAGACATTCATCGGCAGCAGTGAGCAAATTTGGAACGGTACAAATATCTCACATGTGGAGCGGGAACTCGGATAGGGTGCAGGCGGCGTTTGATCTGAAGATGAAGATGGCGGCGTATTGGGACGTGGTGACAGGGAGGATGGTGGATAACTTGGTGCTGCACTTGCTCTGCAGCATTCAGAAGCTGGTGAACAAGGAGATGCAGGAGGAGATAATAAAAGAGGTGATGGGGCCTCAGGGAAGTGGGCTCGAGAAGATGCTGGAAGAGCTGCCGGCGCTGtccaagaagaggaagaagctgCACAGCAGCATCACATTGCTCAAGCAGTCCAACGATATCGTTGCGGGTATTATGGATAAGATTACTGGCAATTTATGA